The proteins below are encoded in one region of Brachyspira intermedia PWS/A:
- a CDS encoding glycoside hydrolase family 10 protein produces MRKLFIFISIFIFYVSSCQKNEITIPDNLKTMLIKDINDDRSLNPLYREFRGAWFSTVNNMDWPLEGKSEEEQKKLALKYLDTLYNNNFNAVFVQVKPDAGVIFPSKINPTTRYFFGKDSTNETDDYPFKTDMLQFIIDEAHKRNLEVHAWFNPYRIAVTYDTNKSYAEQFSKKNFIHVYAYSNNLKPIHWYDNKLYLDPGEPISAKYVIDSIMEVVENYDIDGVHFDDYFYQNMIDDKTYKYWPDETSSSKYASSQGYDASNTNYDDYGVNGLYAWRRNNINTLVSSIYKEIKIRKPYVKWTISPAGVWRNKEKLSDYNGYEYGSDTQSYNPNFDALHADVLLWMLNGEKTESLKNATEKDGINKMYVDAIIPQIYWSDKHETAPFDIIADWWIEQAKKSTNGKLADLYVGHPLYKMGRDTNVEPWQDIDLMSKQVDYIRTNGRNYIKGSVFFTMRNMYKDDIHTKGFGYKALNYLKENNYTFKSIIPTMNTMKDLNITPSGLTNLYITNKFNSIEITFTDSGEYKTDKYNCAVEGTSVYYSIYRKDVAEDYIVLIDKIRRENFNSDSNVVYNDKTANPKKTYIYYITALDRLHNESMPIMITNR; encoded by the coding sequence ATGAGAAAGTTATTTATTTTTATATCTATATTTATATTTTATGTTTCATCTTGTCAAAAGAACGAAATAACTATTCCTGATAATTTGAAAACTATGCTTATAAAGGATATTAATGATGATAGAAGTTTAAATCCTTTATATAGAGAATTCAGAGGTGCTTGGTTTTCTACTGTAAATAATATGGATTGGCCTCTTGAGGGTAAAAGCGAGGAGGAGCAGAAAAAACTTGCTTTGAAATATTTAGACACATTATACAATAATAATTTTAATGCTGTATTTGTGCAGGTTAAGCCTGATGCCGGTGTAATATTTCCTTCAAAGATAAATCCTACTACCAGATATTTTTTCGGAAAAGATTCTACTAATGAAACAGATGATTATCCTTTTAAAACGGATATGCTACAGTTTATTATAGATGAGGCACATAAAAGAAATTTAGAAGTTCATGCTTGGTTTAATCCTTATAGAATAGCAGTAACTTATGATACTAATAAAAGCTATGCAGAACAATTTTCAAAAAAGAATTTTATTCATGTATATGCTTATTCCAACAATTTAAAACCTATTCATTGGTATGATAATAAACTTTATTTAGATCCTGGTGAGCCTATAAGTGCTAAGTATGTGATAGATTCTATTATGGAAGTTGTTGAAAATTATGATATAGACGGAGTGCATTTTGATGATTATTTTTATCAGAATATGATTGATGATAAAACATACAAATATTGGCCTGATGAAACAAGCTCTTCAAAATATGCATCTAGTCAAGGTTATGATGCTTCTAATACAAATTATGATGATTATGGAGTTAATGGTCTTTATGCTTGGAGGAGAAATAATATTAATACTCTTGTGAGTTCCATATATAAAGAAATAAAAATAAGAAAGCCTTATGTAAAATGGACTATATCGCCTGCAGGAGTTTGGAGAAATAAAGAAAAACTTTCAGATTATAATGGTTATGAATATGGAAGTGATACTCAGTCTTATAATCCGAATTTTGACGCTTTGCATGCTGATGTTCTTTTATGGATGCTTAATGGTGAGAAAACTGAATCATTAAAGAATGCAACTGAAAAAGACGGAATAAATAAAATGTATGTTGATGCTATAATACCGCAGATTTATTGGAGTGATAAGCATGAAACCGCTCCTTTTGACATTATAGCTGATTGGTGGATTGAACAGGCTAAAAAGTCCACTAATGGTAAATTGGCCGATTTATATGTAGGACATCCTCTTTATAAAATGGGCAGGGATACTAATGTAGAGCCTTGGCAGGATATAGATTTGATGTCAAAACAGGTCGATTATATAAGAACTAATGGTAGAAATTATATAAAAGGTTCTGTATTTTTTACTATGAGAAATATGTATAAAGATGATATTCATACAAAAGGTTTTGGTTATAAGGCTTTGAATTATTTAAAAGAAAATAATTATACCTTTAAATCTATAATACCTACTATGAACACAATGAAAGATTTAAATATTACACCTTCAGGTTTAACTAATCTTTATATAACAAATAAATTCAATAGTATAGAAATCACTTTCACAGATTCAGGAGAATACAAAACTGATAAATATAATTGTGCTGTAGAAGGTACAAGCGTTTATTATTCTATATACAGAAAAGATGTTGCTGAAGATTATATAGTTTTGATTGATAAGATAAGAAGAGAAAATTTTAATTCTGATTCTAATGTTGTATATAATGATAAAACTGCAAATCCTAAAAAAACTTATATTTATTATATTACTGCTTTAGATAGACTTCACAATGAGAGCATGCCTATTATGATTACAAATAGATAA
- a CDS encoding UDP-N-acetylmuramoyl-tripeptide--D-alanyl-D-alanine ligase, which yields MGNTLLKDIIAVTKELNSKCSKNIEELNANKELEISTDSRDNFDEKKLFLAINGEKFDGNKFALETYNKGCRYFILSDASIKLPDDAVVFYTDDTILFFIKLAREYRRRFNIPVISITGSCGKTTTKELTHLFLSTKYKALKTEGNLNNEIGVPKTIFNLDNSYEIAVIEAGMNHKNELLRISEAIEANTVIINNVEPVHIAYLGSIENIAYAKSELFNHTRENANAVINKNTNCFDILKKEASRNNIKNIIEADIKEIIKKDDNTFEYKGITFKHNLIGDFNLHNVLSALKAAELYDVDLQKCADILITYESQKNRMQIINIKDCNVINDCYNSNPAALKNMIKFLSQRSESKKIAVIGDMLETETENSSYHKDIGKIINELKNIDTVIAVGKHSKDIYDTVNCEKYYFENAQSSVEKVKEFLKDDTAMLIKASLGMGFAVIIDSIKNI from the coding sequence ATGGGTAATACTTTATTAAAAGATATAATTGCAGTAACAAAAGAATTAAACTCTAAATGCTCTAAAAATATAGAAGAGTTAAATGCAAATAAAGAATTAGAAATATCAACTGACAGCAGAGATAATTTTGATGAAAAAAAATTATTTTTAGCAATAAATGGAGAAAAGTTTGACGGAAATAAATTTGCATTAGAAACTTATAATAAAGGATGCAGATACTTTATTTTAAGCGATGCAAGTATAAAACTTCCAGATGATGCAGTAGTTTTTTATACTGATGATACAATACTTTTCTTTATAAAACTCGCTAGAGAATACAGAAGAAGATTCAATATACCTGTGATATCAATAACAGGAAGCTGCGGAAAAACCACTACAAAAGAATTAACTCATTTATTTTTATCTACAAAATATAAAGCATTGAAAACAGAAGGCAATTTAAATAATGAAATAGGAGTGCCTAAAACAATATTTAATTTAGATAATAGTTATGAGATAGCAGTTATTGAAGCCGGTATGAATCATAAAAATGAACTGTTAAGAATATCTGAAGCTATAGAGGCAAATACTGTTATAATAAATAATGTAGAGCCTGTACATATTGCATATTTAGGTTCTATAGAAAATATTGCCTATGCTAAATCAGAGCTTTTTAATCATACTAGAGAAAATGCTAATGCGGTAATTAATAAAAATACTAATTGCTTTGATATATTAAAAAAAGAGGCTAGTAGAAACAATATAAAAAATATAATAGAAGCTGATATAAAAGAAATAATAAAAAAAGATGATAATACATTTGAGTATAAGGGCATAACTTTTAAACATAATTTAATAGGCGATTTTAATTTGCATAATGTATTATCAGCATTAAAAGCAGCTGAACTTTATGATGTTGATTTACAAAAATGTGCGGATATTTTGATAACTTATGAATCTCAAAAAAACAGAATGCAGATAATTAATATAAAAGACTGTAATGTAATAAATGACTGCTACAATTCAAACCCTGCTGCATTAAAAAATATGATTAAGTTTTTATCTCAAAGAAGCGAATCAAAAAAGATTGCTGTAATAGGGGATATGCTAGAAACAGAAACTGAAAATTCAAGCTATCATAAAGATATAGGAAAAATTATAAATGAATTAAAAAATATTGATACTGTTATTGCAGTTGGAAAGCATTCAAAGGATATTTACGATACAGTTAATTGCGAGAAATATTATTTTGAAAATGCTCAAAGTTCTGTAGAGAAAGTAAAAGAGTTTTTGAAAGATGATACAGCAATGTTAATAAAAGCTTCATTGGGTATGGGATTCGCTGTGATAATAGATTCTATAAAAAATATATAA